A segment of the Anguilla anguilla isolate fAngAng1 chromosome 6, fAngAng1.pri, whole genome shotgun sequence genome:
TGCCTGCTTTAACCCTTTGGAAGAGCAGgttgtttttggaatgttttcattcagtcagtgttctagaactccattgcttttaattaccagtagtgattgtgacatcagcgccAGAATGTTCGATTacgaacattctaattacatatttgcGCTCTTTTGCCTTAAAGGAATAATGCTGGTGTCTGTCTGTTATCCACCAACAGTGACAGGATTGCCTCTCGCTGCCAGAATTTCCCACATTCAGCACTTTTTAGTTACATTAGACTAACACATTAATCttaatttaagttttaaaacaaatgttatcTGTCAGGTTATTCATCACCAGCACCTGAAGTGGTCCTTTTTTAGACCATGATTAAGGATGTTGGATgttggtaatgtttttttttttttaaaggtgagcTGTTGTCTCTTCCCTGCAGATTGTGGCAGTGGAAGCATCACAGAGACTCTGCAGAGCAGGGCGGGCCCATCGGAGCCCAGCGACAGCCAGGCGCCCTCTgccgtgacccctgacctcctcGTCCCCTCCCTGTCGCAAACAACTGTGACCGGCGAGGACCACGAGGCGGCCCCCTTCTCCCAGTCCCGCTCCTTCAAGCTCCCCAAAATCATCATCATGCAGAGCACGGACAGCGACGAGGGGATGGAGGACCGGCCGGGGTCCCCGACCGCGCCGGGACAGGGCCTGGCGCCTCGCTCCTCGTGCCCCTGCCCCGAGCTCCCGCCCTTAGTGtgcgctgccgccgccgccgccgccaccgccgccacctCCGGCCGGCCCTGGCTCCgcggccccgcctccccgctgCTGAGGCCCTTCGGCGAGCGGCAGGACTTCTCCCTGTTCCCCGCCCTGTGCGGGGTGGCGCAGGTGGCGGGCGCGGTGGCCCTGGCCGACCTGGCCGACGCGGACGCCGCCGCCGGCGCGGAGGCGTTCCGCGCCAACGTGGCCCGGACGCTCCTCGGGGAGGCCGCCGCCGTCCTGTGCCGGCGGGACGCCCGGGGGAGTGCGGCGGACCACCCGCGGTCCGACGGCGGCGACGGCAGCGCGAACGACGCCGTCCCAGGAACGGACGTCCCGCTCCGGGGCCGCCGGAGGGCCGACCGCTTCGCCCGCGCGGTCGCCGATGGCATCTGGGAGCGCGCAGCGAAGAGCGTCGCGGCGAAGGAGGGACCGGAAGGCCCCGGCGGAGACGTCTCCAGAGTGCAGGACGCTCTGCTGGAGAGCGTCAACGGCGTGCTGTTCGACGTCCTGCGCATCACGGCGAAGAGAATCGCCGACGTTTCGGCGCACAACGTGGACACGCTTCTCAGACAGGAGAGTGGAATTCACCCCGGAGACCGAGGGCCTTCGAAAAGGTCAAGTGGGGAAACTTCGATCCAGTTACTGCCGCTCCCTGCGTCAGGGCTGGCCGATACCGGGGGACAGAACAGTGCGTCTCGCTGTCGCGATGGGCCGTCTGCCTTCTCAGTGATGAAGAAGGAGGAATGttcccaggaggaggaggaggagggagaggtgaAAGATGAAGACGCTGAAATGCCAAGCTCACGCTGCCAGCACAAAGGCAGCGATCGCCTGGGAGCCGGTCAAGTTGAAGGGCCGTGCTCTCCTGTCAGCGGCCGCTCTAACCTGTCAGGGCAAGGGGGCGGGGGAAACACGGCTGAGGCCAAAATCGATTCGGCGAGCGAGAGAACGCCCCCCTGCTCGGACTCCGAGAGCTACCCCTCGGTCAGAGAGAGAACGGCGCCGATCTCCGAGACTAAatgctctctgctgcccccgcAGTTGGTCGTGAGAAGCGCGGCGCGCGGGGAGCTCGCGTCCCCCGTCTCCGGCTTCGCCGACGACCTGGCTGCCACAGTCGTCTCCATGGCGACGGAGCTGGCGGCGATCTACCTGGAGAACACCAGCGGGAAGCAGCCGTGGTTCTGCAGCAGCCTGAAGGGCCTGGCCTCCAAGGCTCCGCAGCGCCTCCTGCTGCCCTGCCGCGGCACTGCGGGAAGGAGAAAGGAGGCGCAGGGTGACGGCGgaggcggcggtggcggcgttTCGGCAGTCGCCAAGAAGCACCGCCCGCCACGTCTGAGCGAGATCCGGCGCAAGGCGGAGGAGCAGCCGGAGCTCATGGAGAGGCTGGTGAACCGGGTGGTGGACGAGACCGCGGTCCCAGACGAGCCCCCGGACGCCGCGTCAGCGTCCGCGGTCGCCGCCAAGGTCGCGACCTGTCCCGAGCTCAGCGTGGTGGACACGTCCGCCGACGACCAGCCCCGCGGCCGGCCGGGGCGCGGGCGTTCGGGGGCAGAGAGGGCGGCCGGTCAAGGAGGCGTCCCGGAGGAGGTCGACGACAACCCCTCCGCTGCCCTGGGCCCGGCCGACCGCCTGGGCCAGGACCTGAGCCGCAGCGGTTCCATGTCGAAGCAGTCGAGCTGCGAGAGCATCACGGACGAGTTCTCCCGCTTCATGGTGCAGCAGATGGAgagcgaggggcggggcttcgaCCTGCTGCTGGACTACTACGCGGGGAAGAGCGCCAGCGGCATCCTGAGCGCGGCCGTGCAGCAGGCGGCCGGCAAGAGGAGCAACGGCCGCCTCGCCGTGCGGCCCGCCTGCGTCTCCAAGCAGTCGAGCACGGAGAGCATCACCGAGGAGTTCTACCGCTTCATGCTCCGGGACCTGGACCTGGACCGGGAGGGCGGGGACCGCGGCGGCTCGTCCGGGGCCAAGGAGTGGAGCAACACCCTGCTGCCTCCGTCCCCCAGGACCCCCTTCTGCGTCCGCCAGTCGTCCGTGCCGGACCGCCGCTCGTCCGACTCCAGGCTGACCGTGAACGCGCCCGTCAAGGCCAACTCCTTCGACGACTTCGGCCGGAGCGGCCGCCGGGACGCCCCGGGCGTCCTCCCCGCGGGGTCGCCCGCGGAGACGACGGGCCTGTG
Coding sequences within it:
- the LOC118229565 gene encoding A-kinase anchor protein SPHKAP-like — translated: MLEVSEPPHTEGLGTETNLGTSTTACKKVQCSGGPLDSADFWSRNEKELCRIGFLEERGAGRRAEVCFVNLEQHDLTQKDGDRWTKVLASISPSLPELVFSEDMQHLQESEVMLLSDLQSPKTCPSGSASHQGQRAASVCLVRGAGSRRPDGVAREVNRFLTGLASARERQSGGGGGGSGLPGRRAAEDAELSLSSVEEDFLSTSEHLGESGEGDPLQTDCGSGSITETLQSRAGPSEPSDSQAPSAVTPDLLVPSLSQTTVTGEDHEAAPFSQSRSFKLPKIIIMQSTDSDEGMEDRPGSPTAPGQGLAPRSSCPCPELPPLVCAAAAAAATAATSGRPWLRGPASPLLRPFGERQDFSLFPALCGVAQVAGAVALADLADADAAAGAEAFRANVARTLLGEAAAVLCRRDARGSAADHPRSDGGDGSANDAVPGTDVPLRGRRRADRFARAVADGIWERAAKSVAAKEGPEGPGGDVSRVQDALLESVNGVLFDVLRITAKRIADVSAHNVDTLLRQESGIHPGDRGPSKRSSGETSIQLLPLPASGLADTGGQNSASRCRDGPSAFSVMKKEECSQEEEEEGEVKDEDAEMPSSRCQHKGSDRLGAGQVEGPCSPVSGRSNLSGQGGGGNTAEAKIDSASERTPPCSDSESYPSVRERTAPISETKCSLLPPQLVVRSAARGELASPVSGFADDLAATVVSMATELAAIYLENTSGKQPWFCSSLKGLASKAPQRLLLPCRGTAGRRKEAQGDGGGGGGGVSAVAKKHRPPRLSEIRRKAEEQPELMERLVNRVVDETAVPDEPPDAASASAVAAKVATCPELSVVDTSADDQPRGRPGRGRSGAERAAGQGGVPEEVDDNPSAALGPADRLGQDLSRSGSMSKQSSCESITDEFSRFMVQQMESEGRGFDLLLDYYAGKSASGILSAAVQQAAGKRSNGRLAVRPACVSKQSSTESITEEFYRFMLRDLDLDREGGDRGGSSGAKEWSNTLLPPSPRTPFCVRQSSVPDRRSSDSRLTVNAPVKANSFDDFGRSGRRDAPGVLPAGSPAETTGLCRSDSCLYRGRGQTDRVTDALIHETWRGSIESLMRKNKIIGDEPEDADVADAADAADGPGGRRPHVELFASRLVADIMESGKSSLGGRRPASVGERRRCFRAKAEFDWSGRGQGGDSTPPRGSRDVPQIHIQDDQRGQLDEDGPRCSPEETPHSPMSRETWDLGDSAKDCLENGEAGGSGSQMELLVMNFDLGGECVDGNLRATLQWIAATELGLPAICFQKAPGRTDKFQEVVQLVTRRGWTVGRLFCAVVHFCEAQEARADFMDWLLERLRP